From a region of the Dunckerocampus dactyliophorus isolate RoL2022-P2 chromosome 20, RoL_Ddac_1.1, whole genome shotgun sequence genome:
- the LOC129173690 gene encoding zinc fingers and homeoboxes protein 2-like isoform X2 — MTSGSADTQPQDDTLTTADHFVSPPASSQDIMSSPPCMVQVLEQIGQKEVVDIQMLAEDHLTNKSEACTKTDPQQNSDDLDHENRDPEALEDKHSGHHDKEKETDVSEFEHQSHKKAKGYKCKCCPFWCKNLTDFKAHVDSSHPNVILNPQYHCAICDFHAKKFEILSEHNKSHHPDENNFKFKKIKKNNMTILEQTIQSQEHPEIHAGSDACLFPPCLSTTVKSPGSVEVLHGDGHVPDQKDQITALSFNGTVIIPEPCILRDLSHVTPVLQRPPNVNFLPKVAVPLNTTKYNPSLDHNLTLITSFNKFPYPTHAELSWLTAASKHPEEQIKVWFTTQRLKQGITWSPEEVEEARKKMFNGSIPPAHHTFTALPTGLASSQSTKASHQAAVHNTIEKHIRTATPNSDSGVLTKKVLSGDTLKRSLISHSGPESKRPVMVVAPSPGDRKDKVLMSPPPPPPFLKDSHLNAPLGGVPSVTTDRKKASTVVPLMPVSSSLCVRGKSLAMSGNTKNKPVVSLPSIVFPESLTRPMIAPLPIFAPPFKSSLLIPRSSKEKLSVLPAADVMFPNLPQLVTAQVKRPPIIQSVHTPSKALVHIPGVQEQQSAEVKGALLGGTTLIPVMDANGMSGDLADVPEDSELLAATKPDSQQKSSVLTHFPLLERMKGKTSEQLKILEDHFQRNSFLSHSDVENLAVATSLSHQEIDGWFAERQALRDNLELAFLNSMGTKRMEVDKHLMVPLNGIHKQSSGVEDLKMPTVLPPCSGLNPNSCSVAPNSRCGLLLKDLSQTEGMSLPEVPPRQAGVDLAHWFCDGHSSLHAELFLNTGLNGGQRPLPKTALSGSCESCKEVGVANSCSKMLEVELGWLMEQRNNNLSTQQHNELQGRLSGRSV; from the exons ATGACGTCCGGCTCAGCGGACACTCAGCCGCAAGACGACACACTGACGACAGCTGATCACTTCGTCTCACCGCCTGCCTCGTCCCAGGACATTATGTCCTCCCCCCCCTGCATGGTCCAAGTCCTTGAACAAATTGGTCAGAAAGAAGTGGTGGACATCCAAATGTTGGCAGAAGACCATCTCACGAACAAGTCTGAagcttgtacaaaaactgaCCCCCAGCAGAACAGCGATGATCTGGACCATGAAAACAGAGATCCTGAGGCATTAGAAGACAAACATTCGGGTCACCACGACAAGGAAAAGGAAACGGACGTGTCGGAATTTGAGCACCAGTCTCATAAGAAAGCCAAAGGCTACAAATGCAAATGCTGCCCATTCTGGTGTAAGAACCTCACtgattttaaagcgcatgtggACTCCAGCCACCCAAACGTGATCCTCAATCCACAGTACCACTGTGCCATCTGTGACTTCCATGCCAAAAAGTTTGAGATCCTCTCTGAGCACAACAAGAGCCATCATCCCGACGAGAACAACTTCAAATTCAAGAAGATTAAGAAGAACAATATGACTATCTTGGAGCAGACAATCCAAAGCCAGGAGCATCCAGAAATACATGCTGGAAGCGATGCTTGCCTGTTCCCACCTTGCTTATCCACCACAGTAAAATCCCCAGGCTCCGTCGAGGTCCTCCATGGGGACGGCCACGTCCCCGACCAGAAGGACCAAATCACAGCCCTCAGCTTCAACGGGACAGTCATCATTCCAGAGCCCTGCATCCTCCGAGACCTGTCCCACGTCACCCCGGTGCTCCAGCGCCCACCGAATGTAAACTTCCTACCAAAAGTAGCGGTTCCTCTGAACACCACCAAATATAATCCTTCCCTGGACCACAACCTGACCCTGATCACTTCATTTAACAAGTTCCCCTACCCGACGCATGCTGAACTGTCATGGTTGACGGCTGCCTCCAAGCACCCAGAAGAGCAAATCAAAGTTTGGTTCACCACCCAGCGGCTCAAGCAGGGAATCACGTGGTCCccggaggaggtggaggaggccaGAAAGAAGATGTTCAACGGCTCCATCCCTCCGGCCCATCACACTTTCACAGCCCTGCCCACTGGTCTTGCCTCTTCACAGTCTACTAAAGCCTCCCATCAGGCGGCAGTCCACAACACAATAGAGAAGCACATCCGTACAGCCACCCCCAATTCTGACAGTGGTGTTCTCACCAAAAAAGTTCTGTCAGGAGACACGCTTAAACGATCCTTGATCTCTCACTCTGGTCCTGAGTCAAAGCGGCCTGTCATGGTAGTTGCCCCCAGTCCAGGAGACCGCAAAGACAAGGTCCTAATGTCTCCTCCCCCACCTCCTCCCTTTCTAAAAGACAGCCATTTGAATGCTCCACTGGGAGGCGTTCCCTCAGTCACCACGGACAGGAAGAAGGCGTCCACTGTTGTGCCTTTAATGCCAGTGTCATCATCACTATGTGTCAGGGGGAAGAGTCTCGCCATGTCAGGAAACACCAAAAACAAACCGGTGGTGTCGCTACCATCCATTGTCTTTCCGGAGTCCTTAACGAGGCCGATGATTGCTCCGCTGCCCATCTTTGCCCCCCCATTTAAAAGTTCATTACTTATTCCCAGATCTTCCAAAGAAAAGCTCAGTGTTTTGCCAGCCGCTGATGTGATGTTCCCAAATTTGCCCCAACTCGTGACCGCTCAGGTAAAGAGGCCTCCCATCATCCAGTCTGTGCACACCCCGTCTAAAGCCCTGGTCCACATTCCAGGAGTCCAAGAACAACAGAGTGCAGAAGTGAAAGGCGCCTTGCTAGGAGGCACGACGCTCATTCCTGTCATGGATGCTAATGGGATGTCTGGTGACTTAGCTGATGTGCCGGAGGACAGCGAGCTTTTGGCTGcgaccaaaccagattcccagCAGAAGTCCTCAGTGTTGACTCACTTTCCGCTGCTGGAGAGAATGAAGGGGAAGACTTCGGAGCAGCTGAAGATCCTGGAGGACCACTTCCAGAGGAACAGCTTCCTCTCACACAGCGACGTGGAGAATCTGGCAGTTGCCACCTCTCTGTCCCACCAGGAGATCGACGGCTGGTTTGCAGAGCGCCAGGCCCTCCGGGATAACCTAGAACTAGCCTTCCTCAACTCAATGGGTACAAAGAGGATGGaagtggacaaacatctgatgGTACCTCTTAATGGGATTCACAAGCAAAGTTCTGGTGTGGAGGATCTTAAAATGCCCACTGTGCTACCACCCTGCTCTGGCCTGAACCCAAATTCCTGCTCAGTGGCTCCGAACAGCCGATGTGGGCTGCTCCTCAAAGATTTGAGTCAAACCGAAGGGATGAGCCTGCCTGAGGTTCCTCCCAGACAGGCCGGTGTGGACCTTGCACACTGGTTCTGTGATGGCCACTCATCACTGCATGCTGAACTTTTCCTGAACACCGGACTGAATGGAGGCCAGAGGCCGCTACCAAAAACTGCTCTGTCCGGTTCCTGCGAGAGCTGCAAGGAAGTGGGTGTGGCCAATAGCTGCAGCAAGATGCTGGAGGTGGAGCTTGGCTGGCTGATGGAACAGCGCAACAACAACCTCAGCACTCAGCAGCACAATGAGCTCCAAGGCCGTCTCAGCGGCAG AAGCGTGTGA
- the LOC129173690 gene encoding zinc fingers and homeoboxes protein 2-like isoform X1, with translation MTSGSADTQPQDDTLTTADHFVSPPASSQDIMSSPPCMVQVLEQIGQKEVVDIQMLAEDHLTNKSEACTKTDPQQNSDDLDHENRDPEALEDKHSGHHDKEKETDVSEFEHQSHKKAKGYKCKCCPFWCKNLTDFKAHVDSSHPNVILNPQYHCAICDFHAKKFEILSEHNKSHHPDENNFKFKKIKKNNMTILEQTIQSQEHPEIHAGSDACLFPPCLSTTVKSPGSVEVLHGDGHVPDQKDQITALSFNGTVIIPEPCILRDLSHVTPVLQRPPNVNFLPKVAVPLNTTKYNPSLDHNLTLITSFNKFPYPTHAELSWLTAASKHPEEQIKVWFTTQRLKQGITWSPEEVEEARKKMFNGSIPPAHHTFTALPTGLASSQSTKASHQAAVHNTIEKHIRTATPNSDSGVLTKKVLSGDTLKRSLISHSGPESKRPVMVVAPSPGDRKDKVLMSPPPPPPFLKDSHLNAPLGGVPSVTTDRKKASTVVPLMPVSSSLCVRGKSLAMSGNTKNKPVVSLPSIVFPESLTRPMIAPLPIFAPPFKSSLLIPRSSKEKLSVLPAADVMFPNLPQLVTAQVKRPPIIQSVHTPSKALVHIPGVQEQQSAEVKGALLGGTTLIPVMDANGMSGDLADVPEDSELLAATKPDSQQKSSVLTHFPLLERMKGKTSEQLKILEDHFQRNSFLSHSDVENLAVATSLSHQEIDGWFAERQALRDNLELAFLNSMGTKRMEVDKHLMVPLNGIHKQSSGVEDLKMPTVLPPCSGLNPNSCSVAPNSRCGLLLKDLSQTEGMSLPEVPPRQAGVDLAHWFCDGHSSLHAELFLNTGLNGGQRPLPKTALSGSCESCKEVGVANSCSKMLEVELGWLMEQRNNNLSTQQHNELQGRLSGRCE, from the exons ATGACGTCCGGCTCAGCGGACACTCAGCCGCAAGACGACACACTGACGACAGCTGATCACTTCGTCTCACCGCCTGCCTCGTCCCAGGACATTATGTCCTCCCCCCCCTGCATGGTCCAAGTCCTTGAACAAATTGGTCAGAAAGAAGTGGTGGACATCCAAATGTTGGCAGAAGACCATCTCACGAACAAGTCTGAagcttgtacaaaaactgaCCCCCAGCAGAACAGCGATGATCTGGACCATGAAAACAGAGATCCTGAGGCATTAGAAGACAAACATTCGGGTCACCACGACAAGGAAAAGGAAACGGACGTGTCGGAATTTGAGCACCAGTCTCATAAGAAAGCCAAAGGCTACAAATGCAAATGCTGCCCATTCTGGTGTAAGAACCTCACtgattttaaagcgcatgtggACTCCAGCCACCCAAACGTGATCCTCAATCCACAGTACCACTGTGCCATCTGTGACTTCCATGCCAAAAAGTTTGAGATCCTCTCTGAGCACAACAAGAGCCATCATCCCGACGAGAACAACTTCAAATTCAAGAAGATTAAGAAGAACAATATGACTATCTTGGAGCAGACAATCCAAAGCCAGGAGCATCCAGAAATACATGCTGGAAGCGATGCTTGCCTGTTCCCACCTTGCTTATCCACCACAGTAAAATCCCCAGGCTCCGTCGAGGTCCTCCATGGGGACGGCCACGTCCCCGACCAGAAGGACCAAATCACAGCCCTCAGCTTCAACGGGACAGTCATCATTCCAGAGCCCTGCATCCTCCGAGACCTGTCCCACGTCACCCCGGTGCTCCAGCGCCCACCGAATGTAAACTTCCTACCAAAAGTAGCGGTTCCTCTGAACACCACCAAATATAATCCTTCCCTGGACCACAACCTGACCCTGATCACTTCATTTAACAAGTTCCCCTACCCGACGCATGCTGAACTGTCATGGTTGACGGCTGCCTCCAAGCACCCAGAAGAGCAAATCAAAGTTTGGTTCACCACCCAGCGGCTCAAGCAGGGAATCACGTGGTCCccggaggaggtggaggaggccaGAAAGAAGATGTTCAACGGCTCCATCCCTCCGGCCCATCACACTTTCACAGCCCTGCCCACTGGTCTTGCCTCTTCACAGTCTACTAAAGCCTCCCATCAGGCGGCAGTCCACAACACAATAGAGAAGCACATCCGTACAGCCACCCCCAATTCTGACAGTGGTGTTCTCACCAAAAAAGTTCTGTCAGGAGACACGCTTAAACGATCCTTGATCTCTCACTCTGGTCCTGAGTCAAAGCGGCCTGTCATGGTAGTTGCCCCCAGTCCAGGAGACCGCAAAGACAAGGTCCTAATGTCTCCTCCCCCACCTCCTCCCTTTCTAAAAGACAGCCATTTGAATGCTCCACTGGGAGGCGTTCCCTCAGTCACCACGGACAGGAAGAAGGCGTCCACTGTTGTGCCTTTAATGCCAGTGTCATCATCACTATGTGTCAGGGGGAAGAGTCTCGCCATGTCAGGAAACACCAAAAACAAACCGGTGGTGTCGCTACCATCCATTGTCTTTCCGGAGTCCTTAACGAGGCCGATGATTGCTCCGCTGCCCATCTTTGCCCCCCCATTTAAAAGTTCATTACTTATTCCCAGATCTTCCAAAGAAAAGCTCAGTGTTTTGCCAGCCGCTGATGTGATGTTCCCAAATTTGCCCCAACTCGTGACCGCTCAGGTAAAGAGGCCTCCCATCATCCAGTCTGTGCACACCCCGTCTAAAGCCCTGGTCCACATTCCAGGAGTCCAAGAACAACAGAGTGCAGAAGTGAAAGGCGCCTTGCTAGGAGGCACGACGCTCATTCCTGTCATGGATGCTAATGGGATGTCTGGTGACTTAGCTGATGTGCCGGAGGACAGCGAGCTTTTGGCTGcgaccaaaccagattcccagCAGAAGTCCTCAGTGTTGACTCACTTTCCGCTGCTGGAGAGAATGAAGGGGAAGACTTCGGAGCAGCTGAAGATCCTGGAGGACCACTTCCAGAGGAACAGCTTCCTCTCACACAGCGACGTGGAGAATCTGGCAGTTGCCACCTCTCTGTCCCACCAGGAGATCGACGGCTGGTTTGCAGAGCGCCAGGCCCTCCGGGATAACCTAGAACTAGCCTTCCTCAACTCAATGGGTACAAAGAGGATGGaagtggacaaacatctgatgGTACCTCTTAATGGGATTCACAAGCAAAGTTCTGGTGTGGAGGATCTTAAAATGCCCACTGTGCTACCACCCTGCTCTGGCCTGAACCCAAATTCCTGCTCAGTGGCTCCGAACAGCCGATGTGGGCTGCTCCTCAAAGATTTGAGTCAAACCGAAGGGATGAGCCTGCCTGAGGTTCCTCCCAGACAGGCCGGTGTGGACCTTGCACACTGGTTCTGTGATGGCCACTCATCACTGCATGCTGAACTTTTCCTGAACACCGGACTGAATGGAGGCCAGAGGCCGCTACCAAAAACTGCTCTGTCCGGTTCCTGCGAGAGCTGCAAGGAAGTGGGTGTGGCCAATAGCTGCAGCAAGATGCTGGAGGTGGAGCTTGGCTGGCTGATGGAACAGCGCAACAACAACCTCAGCACTCAGCAGCACAATGAGCTCCAAGGCCGTCTCAGCGGCAG GTGCGAATAG
- the LOC129173689 gene encoding zinc fingers and homeoboxes protein 1-like: MASRRKSSTPCMVPPREALHSDQATEEVTDEVESEDTSGEASVSRPMEGRGHRGSESYSHTSAAEGGYECKYCNFRTSQLNLFTVHVDSEHPDVVTNTSYVCVECDYHTRSYDTLLAHNARHHPGEDNFTRTMVRRSNETVFQQTVNDLTFDGGFVKMEVGEGEDVWRKGIALSKTPIMRSRAEPKKFTTSHKMAIEDGIKVESQDETDEYEDPPTLSPAPATATGPRLVPVTSPLHVQTVSPSFVVNSANVLQVKGGGGTVLPAGTLAQVLSALQNQQNQMQLLIPVSSIPAYNAAMDNNVLLVSSYNRFPYPSVSEVTTLSSQTKFSEENIKVWFSAQRLKHGVSWTPEEVEEARRKKFNGTVQTIPQTITVIPANMAAAAANGLHSIFQTCQIVGQPGLVLTQMGAVGGTMSVGSPVALTVAGTPGNRPKAVESAASESKTEKVSSPASFDSASKPKKSKEQLAELKASYGRRQFATEAEISRLMQITKLSKRAIKKWFSDTRYNQRNSKDQHADSPSSRGPVPAAGARVGRGGGNDGDTSDNAAAIVIDSSDDASDASPTAAPSLGSPRPPGDRRAKLRHAFPDFTPQKFKEKTSEQLFVLESSFRKCDTPSDDELMRLRALTKLTRREVDAWFTERRKTPHDTHSLDSEAGDDKPKPATTRERHTVAPAGRRMMKKTPEQLHILKKAFVRSQWPTTEEYDKMAEDSGLPRTYVVNWFGDTRYACKNSNLKWFYLYQSGKVDEALNGGTKIHKKSRKRFRGWSRRTRRPYPCKRSPQGGAMPSKAKSGKAFLRDYYVQHGVLREDDVDALAATSDMSAQQVRAWFGELGRRAQEGKEMFSEEEEETLECVDSEGDMDVKGQMEASDDCNLEEEEEEDDEGELSPGGTLQQT; this comes from the exons ATGGCGAGCCGCAGGAAGTCCAGCACGCCGTGCATGGTTCCTCCTCGGGAGGCGCTCCACTCGGATCAGGCCACGGAGGAAGTGACGGATGAGGTGGAGTCCGAGGATACGAGTGGCGAGGCCAGCGTTTCCAGGCCCATGGAGGGGAGAGGCCACAGGGGCTCGGAAAGTTACTCGCACACAAGCGCTGCCGAGGGAGGCTACGAGTGCAAGTACTGCAACTTCCGGACGTCTCAACTCAACTTGTTCACCGTGCACGTGGACTCTGAGCATCCCGATGTGGTCACCAACACGTCGTACGTGTGCGTCGAGTGCGACTACCACACCAGGAG CTACGACACGCTACTGGCGCACAACGCTCGCCATCACCCGGGCGAGGACAACTTCACACGCACAATGGTGAGACGCAGCAATGAGACGGTCTTCCAGCAGACGGTCAACGACCTCACCTTCGACGGCGGTTTTGTTAAGATGGAAGTCGGCGAGGGGGAGGACGTGTGGCGGAAAGGCATTGCCCTCAGCAAGACCCCCATCATGAGGAGCAGGGCGGAGCCCAAAAAGTTCACTACCTCGCACAAAATGGCCATCGAAGACGGCATTAAGGTGGAGAGCCAGGACGAGACTGACGAGTACGAGGACCCGCCCACACTGTCGCCCGCCCCCGCGACTGCCACCGGCCCACGACTCGTCCCTGTCACCTCCCCGCTTCACGTCCAGACGGTGTCCCCGAGCTTCGTGGTGAACAGCGCCAACGTGCTTCAGGTGAAAGGTGGCGGTGGCACCGTGCTCCCCGCCGGGACGCTGGCGCAGGTTCTGTCAGCTTTGCAGAACCAGCAGAACCAGATGCAGCTCCTCATCCCCGTTAGCAGCATTCCTGCCTACAACGCTGCCATGGACAACAACGTCCTGCTGGTCAGCTCCTACAACAG GTTTCCCTATCCGTCGGTGTCGGAGGTCACCACCTTGTCGTCGCAGACCAAGTTCAGCGAGGAGAACATCAAAGTGTGGTTCTCCGCCCAGAGGCTCAAACATGGCGTCAGTTGGACGCCCGAGGAG GTGGAGGAGGCGCGCAGGAAGAAGTTTAACGGCACCGTGCAGACCATCCCTCAGACCATCACCGTCATCCCCgccaacatggctgctgctgccgctAACGGCCTGCATTCCATCTTCCAGACTTGTCAGATCGTGGGCCAGCCAGGTTTGGTCCTCACGCAGATGGGCGCGGTCGGCGGCACCATGTCCGTCGGTTCCCCTGTCGCGCTGACCGTCGCTGGCACTCCCGGCAACCGGCCGAAAGCTGTTGAATCTGCAGCGTCCGAGTCAAAGACGGAGAAGGTGTCCTCGCCGGCCTCTTTCGACTCCGCCTCCAAACCCAAAAAGTCCAAAGAGCAGCTGGCCGAGCTGAAGGCGAGCTACGGCAGGCGTCAGTTTGCCACTGAAGCGGAGATTTCCCGCCTCATGCAGATCACCAAGCTGTCGAAACGCGCCATCAAGAAGTGGTTCAGCGACACGCGCTACAACCAGCGCAACTCCAAGGACCAGCACGCCGACAGCCCGTCCAGCAGGGGGCCGGTGCCGGCTGCAGGCGCCCGGGTCGGAAGGGGCGGCGGAAATGACGGCGACACCAGCGACAACGCTGCCGCCATCGTCATCGACTCCAGTGACGACGCCAGCGACGCCTCGCCGACGGCCGCCCCCTCTCTGGGCTCGCCCCGCCCCCCAGGAGACCGCCGCGCCAAACTCCGCCACGCCTTCCCAGACTTCACGCCCCAGAAGTTCAAGGAGAAGACCTCAGAGCAGCTGTTTGTCCTGGAGTCCAGTTTCCGCAAATGCGACACGCCGTCAGACGACGAGCTGATGCGCCTGCGGGCGCTGACCAAGCTGACGCGCCGCGAGGTGGACGCCTGGTTCACCGAGAGACGCAAAACGCCTCACGACACGCACTCGTTAGACAGCGAGGCGGGCGACGACAAGCCCAAACCTGCCACCACCCGGGAACGCCACACAGTGGCCCCCGCGGGCCGCAGGATGATGAAGAAAACGCCCGAGCAACTCCATATTCTGAAGAAAGCCTTCGTCCGCTCGCAATGGCCGACCACCGAGGAGTACGACAAGATGGCGGAGGACAGCGGCCTGCCGCGCACCTACGTCGTCAACTGGTTTGGCGACACACGATACGCCTGCAAGAACAGTAACCTCAAGTGGTTCTACCTGTACCAGAGCGGCAAG GTGGACGAGGCGCTCAACGGTGGAACCAAAATCCACAAGAAGTCCAGGAAGCGTTTCCGGGGTTGGTCCAGGAGAACACGTCGGCCGTATCCTTGCAAGCGCTCGCCACAGGGGGGCGCCATGCCCAGCAAG gccAAAAGCGGCAAGGCCTTCCTGAGGGACTACTATGTCCAGCATGGCGTCCTGAGGGAAGACGACGTGGACGCGTTGGCAGCCACGTCGGACATGAGTGCGCAACAAGTGAGGGCGTGGTTTGGTGAATTGGGTCGGCGGGCACAGGAAGGCAAGGAGATGttcagcgaggaggaggaggaaacgcTAGAATGTGTGGACAGTGAAGGAGACATGGACGTGAAAGGACAAATGGAGGCATCCGATGACTGCAAcctggaggaggaagaagaggaggacgaTGAAGGTGAGTTGTCTCCTGGTGGGACGTTACAGCAAACGTGA
- the LOC129173692 gene encoding H-2 class I histocompatibility antigen, L-D alpha chain-like isoform X2, protein MFLVVLCVLLGPAMNANCETHSLTYIYTALSEGAVLEGTQEFTAMGVLDGHVIDYYDSGAMRKVPKQAWMGEELNANYWQRGSESRQSKQRWFKVNMDILLQRMRHNRSDVHVLQWLHGCHGDLQPDYSVQFRRGVDRYSYDGRNFLSFDYDAAVWVAASDAALETKRKWDEVQMLKDYTRAYLDKECIIWMSNFLKYERDHLSNAPLPGVHVFARTAHIRTNVVLTCLATGFYHKNVTLEIRRNSRTLTKEDGMMSSGLRPNEDDTFQRRDSVEVLKGDMSTFTCVLRHQASGLNVEAVWDHTIISATDAGVSVGIIAGLVALLATILLVALVLKLRSRKSNGGAVHKATPPVDSVPKVFEKLLLCEEKGTTHSLDSGIFCDSATPTQEVESHTSLHRLRSSSEDTPTDAPGDQLEDSPVLPIV, encoded by the exons atgttTCTCGTCGTACTTTGCGTCCTCTTGGGACCTGCAATGAACGCAAACTGTG AGACGCATTCCCTGACGTACATCTACACGGCGTTGTCGGAGGGGGCGGTGCTGGAGGGGACGCAGGAGTTCACGGCGATGGGTGTGCTGGACGGTCACGTGATCGACTACTATGACAGCGGCGCCATGAGGAAGGTGCCCAAGCAGGCGTGGATGGGGGAGGAGCTTAACGCCAACTACTGGCAGCGAGGCAGTGAGTCGAGGCAGAGCAAGCAGCGCTGGTTCAAGGTCAACATGGACATCCTGCTCCAGCGCATGAGACACAACCGCTCAG ACGTGCACGTTCTGCAGTGGCTGCACGGTTGCCACGGCGACCTGCAGCCCGACTACAGCGTGCAGTTCCGGCGTGGCGTGGACAGGTACAGCTACGATGGACGTAACTTCCTGTCTTTCGACTACGACGCGGCAGTGTGGGTGGCAGCCTCGGACGCAGCCCTGGAGACCAAGAGGAAGTGGGACGAGGTCCAGATGCTGAAGGACTACACCCGGGCCTACCTGGACAAGGAGTGCATCATCTGGATGAGCAACTTCCTGAAGTACGAGCGGGACCACCTCAGCAACGCAC CATTGCCCGGCGTGCACGTGTTTGCCAGGACCGCGCACATCAGGACCAACGTGGTTCTGACCTGCCTGGCCACGGGCTTCTACCACAAGAACGTCACCCTGGAGATTCGGCGGAACAGCCGCACTCTGACTAAAGAGGACGGGATGATGTCATCGGGCCTGCGGCCCAATGAAGACGACACCTTCCAGCGGCGAGACAGCGTGGAGGTGTTGAAGGGCGACATGTCCACGTTCACCTGCGTGCTTCGCCATCAAGCGTCCGGACTCAACGTGGAAGCCGTTTGGG ATCACACCATCATCAGCGCCACGGACGCAGGGGTGAGTGTGGGCATCATCGCTGGGCTCGTGGCACTCTTGGCCACCATTTTACTTGTGGCGCTGGTCCTGAAGCTCCGCTCCAGGAAGTCTAACGGCG GTGCTGTTCACAAGGCCACGCCCCCTGTGGACTCTG TCCCAAAAGTGTTTGAGAAGTTGCTACTGTGCGAGGAAAAAG GAACGACACACTCCTTGGACTCCGGTATCTTCTGTGATTCTGCCACACCCACACAGGAAGTAGAATCTCACACGTCGCTGCATCGTCTCCGTTCGTCTTCAGAGGACACACCCACCGACGCCCCAGGTGACCAGCTTGAAGACAGTCCTGTTCTTCCCATCGTGTGA
- the LOC129173692 gene encoding H-2 class I histocompatibility antigen, L-D alpha chain-like isoform X1 — protein MFLVVLCVLLGPAMNANCGVCIACVCVCVRARTLARWCWFPPETHSLTYIYTALSEGAVLEGTQEFTAMGVLDGHVIDYYDSGAMRKVPKQAWMGEELNANYWQRGSESRQSKQRWFKVNMDILLQRMRHNRSDVHVLQWLHGCHGDLQPDYSVQFRRGVDRYSYDGRNFLSFDYDAAVWVAASDAALETKRKWDEVQMLKDYTRAYLDKECIIWMSNFLKYERDHLSNAPLPGVHVFARTAHIRTNVVLTCLATGFYHKNVTLEIRRNSRTLTKEDGMMSSGLRPNEDDTFQRRDSVEVLKGDMSTFTCVLRHQASGLNVEAVWDHTIISATDAGVSVGIIAGLVALLATILLVALVLKLRSRKSNGGAVHKATPPVDSVPKVFEKLLLCEEKGTTHSLDSGIFCDSATPTQEVESHTSLHRLRSSSEDTPTDAPGDQLEDSPVLPIV, from the exons atgttTCTCGTCGTACTTTGCGTCCTCTTGGGACCTGCAATGAACGCAAACTGTG GTGTGTgtattgcgtgtgtgtgtgtgtgtgtgcgcgcgcgcacgcTTGCACGTTGGTGTTGGTTCCCGCCAGAGACGCATTCCCTGACGTACATCTACACGGCGTTGTCGGAGGGGGCGGTGCTGGAGGGGACGCAGGAGTTCACGGCGATGGGTGTGCTGGACGGTCACGTGATCGACTACTATGACAGCGGCGCCATGAGGAAGGTGCCCAAGCAGGCGTGGATGGGGGAGGAGCTTAACGCCAACTACTGGCAGCGAGGCAGTGAGTCGAGGCAGAGCAAGCAGCGCTGGTTCAAGGTCAACATGGACATCCTGCTCCAGCGCATGAGACACAACCGCTCAG ACGTGCACGTTCTGCAGTGGCTGCACGGTTGCCACGGCGACCTGCAGCCCGACTACAGCGTGCAGTTCCGGCGTGGCGTGGACAGGTACAGCTACGATGGACGTAACTTCCTGTCTTTCGACTACGACGCGGCAGTGTGGGTGGCAGCCTCGGACGCAGCCCTGGAGACCAAGAGGAAGTGGGACGAGGTCCAGATGCTGAAGGACTACACCCGGGCCTACCTGGACAAGGAGTGCATCATCTGGATGAGCAACTTCCTGAAGTACGAGCGGGACCACCTCAGCAACGCAC CATTGCCCGGCGTGCACGTGTTTGCCAGGACCGCGCACATCAGGACCAACGTGGTTCTGACCTGCCTGGCCACGGGCTTCTACCACAAGAACGTCACCCTGGAGATTCGGCGGAACAGCCGCACTCTGACTAAAGAGGACGGGATGATGTCATCGGGCCTGCGGCCCAATGAAGACGACACCTTCCAGCGGCGAGACAGCGTGGAGGTGTTGAAGGGCGACATGTCCACGTTCACCTGCGTGCTTCGCCATCAAGCGTCCGGACTCAACGTGGAAGCCGTTTGGG ATCACACCATCATCAGCGCCACGGACGCAGGGGTGAGTGTGGGCATCATCGCTGGGCTCGTGGCACTCTTGGCCACCATTTTACTTGTGGCGCTGGTCCTGAAGCTCCGCTCCAGGAAGTCTAACGGCG GTGCTGTTCACAAGGCCACGCCCCCTGTGGACTCTG TCCCAAAAGTGTTTGAGAAGTTGCTACTGTGCGAGGAAAAAG GAACGACACACTCCTTGGACTCCGGTATCTTCTGTGATTCTGCCACACCCACACAGGAAGTAGAATCTCACACGTCGCTGCATCGTCTCCGTTCGTCTTCAGAGGACACACCCACCGACGCCCCAGGTGACCAGCTTGAAGACAGTCCTGTTCTTCCCATCGTGTGA